CTCCTTCAGTTTCGGAACGGGAAGCAGCTTGTTCGTGGTGTCGAACAGGGTGTTGAAGAACAGGTTCTTGGCGCCCGGAATGTGTCCGAGGCGGCCCTGGCCCGGGGTCGTGCCGTTGTAGAAGTTCGGCGCCCGCGCATCGACGATCGCGACGGAGGGCGTATGCATGTGGTCCTTCATCCACTCGGCGTCGACGAACACTTCCTTATGGATGTCCGGCGTGAACGATCCGCGGGAGAACTCAGGTGCGTCCATCGACACCGGCCTCTTCTCCGCCTTCCAGGCGTCGAGTCCCCCGTCGAGGACGGAGATCCTGCCCCCCATGCCGGCGTACTCGAGCGTGAGGAATACCCGCATGGTCGGACTCACGCTCTGCCCGACTCCGTACAGAACGACGCGCGAGTCGTTGGAGATGCCGGCGGCTTCGAGGGCATCCTTGATTTGCGCGACGGGCACGAGCTCATAGGTCATATCCGGCGTGCCCTGCACAAGGGAGCCGGTCCAGAGAAACCGCGAGCCGGGAATGTGCCCGCCGGTATAATCCCTCCGGAGAAAGGCCACATTGAGAACCACCATCCCCGGATCCTTGAGATGCTCCGCGAGCCACGAAGTGGAAACCAGGACAGGCGATTTTTCATCGCTTGCAGCGGCGACAGCGGGCATGAGCAGTTGTGCGGCTACGGCGACAAAGGCGAAGATGGAAGCGACTCGTTTCATGAACGACTCCTCTGATTCGATGATGAAGGGGGTTGACTTGAATATACGGAGAAAACAGACGAATGTTTGACGGAATGGCCGCCCGGCGGCGGGACGGGCCGGCACAACCATCGTCTTAGCGAAGGAGCATCATTTTTTTTGATGTGATGAAGGTGCGCGGAGTCGTAATCCCCTCCTCGTCGTTCGTAACTTCGGCGGCGATCAGACGGTACAGATAGACTCCGCTCGCCAGTGATCGCGCATCGAAGACGACCTCCGTTTCCCCCTCGTCGAGCTGAGCGTGGTCGAGTGGTCTCCCCACCTCCTGTCCAAGGATGTTGAAGACCGTGAGCGTGACGATCGAAGCGTTTGGAAGCGCGAATGTGATCGTGGTTGAGGGGTTGAACGGGTTCGGATAATTTTGAGCCAGTGCGAACTCCTCCGCGAGCGGAGGTTGTCTCGAAACAAACACCCCTCCGGCGGCGGGCTCATTCACCGGACCCGATTTCAGGATCGCAACCTCCATCAACTGCCGGGTCCCGGTTAGCGACAAAGGTCCGGAGAACCCTCCCACTGCGGTATCGGGCGCCCCCTCGAATGCAGAATTGATCCGGTATATCACCGAGTCGAGATTTGAATATCCGATCGCAGCATCATAGTCGGCCTTGCTCCGGAAGAGCCCGGGCTGGGACTTCGCGCTCAGCATCGAATCTGCAAGCTCCGCGATCGAAACGAGAGACCTTCCGTTCAGGGGGTTTGCCGCCCCGTCATCGTAGAGAAGCGAGCCGAGCCCCGGAGGGGTGATTTGCTGCGAGCTTGCCGCGATATTGAGTTTCAAGACGAGAGCGTCCGCGAACAACCGGTTATTGTATTTTGCGGGGGAGAGCGATTTGATCCTCCCCACCAACGGTTTCCCGCCGGTGAATTGATCGAAGTTCCTCGGGCTCCCGG
This sequence is a window from Bacteroidota bacterium. Protein-coding genes within it:
- a CDS encoding rhodanese-like domain-containing protein, whose translation is MKRVASIFAFVAVAAQLLMPAVAAASDEKSPVLVSTSWLAEHLKDPGMVVLNVAFLRRDYTGGHIPGSRFLWTGSLVQGTPDMTYELVPVAQIKDALEAAGISNDSRVVLYGVGQSVSPTMRVFLTLEYAGMGGRISVLDGGLDAWKAEKRPVSMDAPEFSRGSFTPDIHKEVFVDAEWMKDHMHTPSVAIVDARAPNFYNGTTPGQGRLGHIPGAKNLFFNTLFDTTNKLLPVPKLKE